One Aerococcus urinaeequi DNA segment encodes these proteins:
- a CDS encoding DsbA family protein: protein MAQKIVQTNSSKKTTPGACKHNHVFEVFLFVNPFGDTCLNCEEEVLKFVQQTDKKVYLRFITTSDMQTFNNYIKELDKPLSLADRNSLYLAHQEVCKGYKAALLQGKKVGREYLMKIQDYFGRQGNPYSHEKMLEIAQSNRLDTNMWLQDIHSDLTQESIIADAKLARQMQISANPTVVVFDNINYKYGFKLEENITLENLEYLTDQMMVPSEEAMDQEMSQKPILTCIKK, encoded by the coding sequence ATGGCACAAAAGATTGTTCAAACGAATAGCAGTAAAAAAACCACGCCAGGCGCCTGTAAGCACAACCATGTGTTTGAAGTTTTCTTATTTGTTAACCCGTTCGGTGACACTTGTTTAAATTGCGAAGAAGAAGTGTTAAAATTTGTACAACAAACAGATAAGAAAGTTTACCTCCGTTTTATCACAACATCAGATATGCAGACCTTTAACAACTACATTAAAGAACTAGATAAACCTTTATCTTTAGCTGATCGTAACAGCTTGTATCTTGCACATCAAGAAGTCTGTAAGGGCTACAAGGCTGCTCTATTACAGGGTAAGAAAGTTGGTCGTGAATACTTGATGAAGATTCAAGATTACTTCGGTCGCCAAGGTAACCCTTACTCACACGAAAAAATGCTAGAAATCGCGCAATCTAACCGTCTTGATACGAACATGTGGTTGCAAGATATCCATTCAGATCTTACTCAAGAAAGCATTATTGCTGATGCTAAGTTGGCTCGCCAAATGCAAATTTCAGCCAACCCTACTGTTGTTGTATTTGATAATATCAATTACAAATACGGCTTTAAACTTGAAGAGAATATTACTCTTGAAAACTTAGAATACCTAACGGATCAAATGATGGTACCCTCTGAAGAAG